The following proteins are co-located in the Bacteroidales bacterium genome:
- a CDS encoding insulinase family protein: MSKLQRIQPPVFPVEKVVIPEAVSKRLNNGVPVFMIESGTEEIMRVEFTFSAGQINEYMPLLSSTTNMMLTEGSKKYTSEELNRLIDFYGAFVNISPEKDRAGIVVFFLNKHIDKVLELSREILFRPVFPEPELNALMNKRLRWYLVNREKVQNLAMDKFFESVFGKNNPYGHMAAEEDFKNLTPSILAGYHSKYYQPEKMAIIVSGKISADTAELLNKYFGDIKSTKPDLQESQRLLQAEKEKKVHIEKAGTVQTSVRIGSATINKRHPDYPGLKVLDAILGGYFGSRLMKNIREDKGFTYGISSSLTSLDLAGYKVISTEVGKKNCHKAIDEIYKEIRLLQSEPVKSGELDLVRNYMSGELLRMFDGPFALADSFRSVWDFGLDNSYYYRLADKIKTIGQDEIMHLANTYYNTDDLYEITAGMK, encoded by the coding sequence ATGAGTAAACTGCAAAGAATCCAGCCGCCGGTATTTCCTGTGGAAAAAGTAGTGATTCCGGAAGCGGTCTCAAAAAGACTGAATAACGGTGTGCCGGTATTTATGATTGAATCGGGTACTGAAGAGATAATGAGAGTGGAGTTTACCTTCAGTGCCGGTCAGATAAATGAGTACATGCCTCTTCTGTCGTCTACAACCAATATGATGTTGACAGAAGGATCGAAGAAGTATACATCGGAAGAGCTAAACAGACTGATTGATTTTTACGGAGCATTCGTTAACATATCCCCTGAAAAAGACCGGGCCGGCATAGTTGTCTTCTTCCTTAACAAGCATATTGATAAGGTTCTTGAACTTAGCAGGGAGATACTCTTTCGTCCGGTATTTCCTGAACCCGAACTTAATGCTCTGATGAACAAAAGACTGAGGTGGTACCTGGTGAACAGGGAAAAAGTGCAGAATCTGGCAATGGATAAATTTTTTGAATCGGTGTTCGGAAAAAACAATCCATACGGTCATATGGCAGCAGAAGAAGATTTTAAGAATCTAACACCCTCCATTCTTGCCGGTTACCATTCAAAATATTACCAGCCTGAGAAGATGGCAATTATTGTCTCTGGTAAAATCTCAGCAGATACCGCAGAATTGCTCAATAAGTATTTTGGAGATATAAAATCAACCAAACCTGATTTGCAGGAGTCACAGAGACTTCTTCAGGCAGAAAAGGAAAAAAAGGTCCATATCGAAAAAGCAGGAACGGTTCAAACATCTGTCAGAATTGGTTCCGCTACAATCAATAAACGTCATCCCGACTATCCCGGATTAAAAGTACTTGATGCCATCCTGGGAGGATATTTCGGATCGCGGCTTATGAAAAATATACGTGAGGATAAAGGCTTCACTTATGGCATAAGTTCTTCTCTTACATCACTCGACCTAGCCGGATACAAAGTTATTTCAACCGAGGTAGGCAAAAAAAACTGCCACAAGGCAATTGATGAGATATATAAGGAGATCAGGCTTCTGCAAAGCGAACCAGTAAAGAGCGGTGAGCTTGATCTGGTACGTAATTATATGTCGGGGGAACTGCTGAGAATGTTTGACGGACCCTTTGCACTTGCTGACAGTTTCAGATCTGTATGGGATTTCGGATTAGACAATAGTTACTACTACAGGCTGGCTGATAAAATAAAAACTATCGGTCAGGATGAAATAATGCACCTTGCTAATACGTATTATAATACTGACGATCTTTATGAGATCACAGCCGGCATGAAATGA
- a CDS encoding insulinase family protein — MINYNRFTLDNGLKVLVHEDRSTPLVAMNILYNVGSRDEDPGLTGLAHLFEHLMFGGSVNVPDYDLPLQMVGGDNNAFTNSDITNYYLTIPSDNIETGFWLESDRMLELDFSQKNLDTQRSVVIEEFNQRYLNQPYGDAILKIRPLAYKVHPYRWPTIGMDISHIEKVSLDQIKKFFFSHYAPNNAVLSITGNINLKKAEELTRKWFGPIEKRRLQKRNIPQEPEQRESRTLTIEKDVPSNAIYKVWHVGPRMSEDFYTLDLITDLLAGGETGRLHTRLVREKKLFSEINAYITSDIDPGLIIMQGKLMKDVDIQHAEESVNEVIESLKNENGLKDEIEKVKNKFESSTVFSNTNILNKAINLSFYELLGDPDQINREVADFRKVTLEMVTATARKYFTPGNCSTLYYISTRRD; from the coding sequence ATGATAAATTACAACAGGTTCACACTTGATAACGGATTAAAGGTTCTTGTACATGAGGACAGGTCTACTCCTCTTGTTGCAATGAATATACTGTACAATGTTGGTTCAAGGGACGAAGATCCCGGGCTGACCGGTCTCGCACATCTTTTTGAACATCTTATGTTCGGAGGATCGGTAAACGTGCCGGATTATGATTTGCCTTTACAGATGGTTGGCGGCGACAATAATGCATTCACCAACAGCGACATAACCAATTATTACCTGACAATCCCATCCGACAATATAGAAACCGGATTCTGGCTGGAATCTGACAGGATGCTTGAACTCGATTTTTCACAGAAGAATCTCGACACACAAAGAAGTGTTGTTATTGAAGAATTTAATCAGCGATACCTGAATCAGCCTTATGGTGATGCAATACTTAAAATAAGGCCTCTGGCATATAAAGTTCATCCTTATCGCTGGCCTACAATTGGCATGGACATTTCTCATATTGAAAAAGTAAGTCTCGATCAGATCAAAAAATTCTTCTTCTCCCATTATGCTCCGAATAATGCGGTTCTTTCAATAACTGGCAATATTAACCTTAAGAAAGCTGAAGAACTAACCCGTAAATGGTTCGGACCCATCGAAAAAAGAAGGCTTCAGAAACGAAATATTCCTCAGGAACCTGAACAGAGAGAGAGCCGCACACTTACAATTGAGAAGGATGTTCCATCTAATGCTATCTACAAAGTCTGGCATGTCGGTCCAAGGATGAGTGAAGATTTTTATACTCTCGACCTCATTACCGATCTTCTGGCCGGAGGAGAGACCGGAAGGCTGCATACAAGGCTCGTAAGAGAAAAAAAGCTGTTCAGTGAAATTAATGCGTATATCACTTCCGATATTGATCCCGGACTAATTATTATGCAGGGCAAACTAATGAAAGATGTTGATATTCAGCATGCTGAAGAGTCTGTAAATGAGGTTATTGAAAGCTTAAAAAATGAAAATGGCCTGAAGGATGAAATAGAAAAGGTGAAAAATAAGTTTGAATCTTCAACCGTCTTTTCAAATACCAATATTCTGAACAAAGCCATTAACCTCTCTTTTTATGAACTTCTTGGTGACCCTGATCAGATAAACAGGGAGGTGGCTGATTTCAGAAAAGTAACTCTGGAAATGGTTACAGCCACTGCCAGAAAATATTTCACACCCGGGAATTGCAGTACTTTGTATTATATATCAACCCGTAGAGATTAG